In Halorussus limi, a genomic segment contains:
- the cobT gene encoding nicotinate mononucleotide-dependent phosphoribosyltransferase CobT, translating to MRLLLFAGTTRTAEIDGISAAGADPEAMVWTPSADAEILEYGEPVRAPEVPVSPTGCPTPALATRAVRELADFETGVVDAGLAEPTAAPTVSVGARPGEDVRESDPVPTAPGAYAAARQFGRQFPDDEVTVAETIPGGTTTALGVLTALGEERGVSSSLPDNPIERKREVVAEALDASGLESGDAAGDPRSAVRRAGDPVLASAAGFVVGAARTGTAVTLAGGTQMLAVAALARHAGVERPLALATTTFVADDPAADLRGAAADFDLDLTVADPGFEESDHPAMARYVAGEAKEGVGMGGALALAEREGIEMARVRDRIRTLYDELVEGEPAPAGRDDGPR from the coding sequence GTGAGACTGCTCCTGTTCGCCGGGACCACCCGGACCGCCGAAATCGACGGGATAAGCGCCGCGGGGGCCGACCCCGAGGCGATGGTGTGGACGCCGAGCGCCGACGCCGAGATTCTGGAGTACGGCGAACCGGTCCGCGCGCCCGAGGTCCCGGTCAGTCCCACGGGGTGTCCGACGCCCGCGCTCGCGACCCGCGCGGTCCGAGAACTCGCCGACTTCGAGACCGGCGTAGTGGACGCCGGACTCGCCGAACCCACCGCCGCGCCCACCGTCTCGGTCGGCGCGCGCCCCGGCGAGGACGTGCGCGAGTCCGACCCCGTGCCGACCGCGCCGGGTGCCTACGCCGCCGCCCGGCAGTTCGGCCGACAGTTTCCCGACGACGAGGTCACGGTCGCCGAGACGATTCCCGGCGGCACGACCACCGCGCTCGGGGTCCTGACCGCGCTGGGCGAGGAGCGGGGCGTCTCGTCGTCGCTCCCCGACAACCCCATCGAGCGAAAGCGCGAGGTGGTCGCGGAGGCGCTCGACGCCAGCGGATTGGAGTCGGGCGACGCCGCGGGCGACCCCCGGTCGGCGGTCCGGCGCGCGGGCGACCCGGTGCTGGCGAGCGCCGCGGGGTTCGTCGTCGGGGCCGCCCGGACCGGCACCGCGGTGACGCTGGCCGGCGGCACCCAGATGCTCGCCGTCGCCGCCCTCGCGCGCCACGCCGGGGTCGAGCGACCGCTCGCGCTCGCGACGACGACGTTCGTCGCCGACGACCCCGCCGCCGACCTCCGGGGCGCGGCCGCCGACTTCGACCTCGACCTGACCGTCGCCGACCCCGGGTTCGAGGAGTCGGACCACCCCGCGATGGCGAGATACGTCGCCGGAGAGGCCAAGGAAGGCGTCGGGATGGGCGGGGCCTTGGCGCTCGCCGAGCGAGAGGGAATCGAGATGGCCCGCGTCCGCGACCGGATTCGGACGCTGTACGACGAACTGGTCGAGGGCGAACCGGCCCCCGCGGGACGCGACGATGGACCGCGATAG
- a CDS encoding aminotransferase class I/II-fold pyridoxal phosphate-dependent enzyme, producing the protein MDRDSVREVGRVPHGGSDDPDLLDFSANTNPRTPPGTREVYADALDASRSYPNDDYPEFRAAAADFADCDPDAVVPTPGGLAALRLAFAVSVSPGDSVLVPFPSFGEYAREIRLQGGRPEFVPHDELLDADPRDHAAVVVCNPNNPTGDAYDPGALREFAAECRESDALLVADEAFLGFTDRPSLAGTPGVAVARSLTKLFGLPGLRAGFAVATGEVGADLATARRAWSCGTPAARVGAHCLRADEFVAETRERVRRERARMTDALGEEFEVHPSESPFLLLDAGERDPAEIVRRARERGVAVRDATTFRGLDSHVRVAVRTPGENDRLLEVLGDV; encoded by the coding sequence ATGGACCGCGATAGCGTCCGGGAGGTCGGCCGAGTGCCCCACGGCGGGAGCGACGACCCCGACCTGCTCGACTTCAGCGCGAACACCAACCCGCGGACGCCGCCCGGGACCCGCGAGGTCTACGCCGACGCCCTCGACGCGTCCCGGTCGTATCCGAACGACGACTACCCCGAGTTCCGGGCGGCGGCCGCCGACTTCGCGGACTGCGACCCCGACGCGGTCGTCCCCACGCCGGGCGGTCTGGCGGCGCTCCGACTCGCGTTCGCCGTGAGCGTCTCGCCCGGCGACTCGGTGCTGGTCCCGTTTCCCAGTTTCGGCGAGTACGCCCGCGAGATTCGCCTGCAGGGCGGGCGACCGGAGTTCGTACCCCACGACGAACTGCTTGACGCCGACCCCCGGGACCACGCCGCGGTCGTGGTCTGCAACCCGAACAACCCGACCGGCGACGCCTACGACCCCGGCGCGCTCCGCGAGTTCGCGGCCGAGTGCCGAGAGAGCGACGCCCTGCTCGTCGCCGACGAGGCGTTCCTCGGGTTCACCGACCGCCCCTCGCTCGCGGGCACGCCGGGCGTCGCCGTCGCGCGCTCGCTGACCAAACTCTTCGGCCTCCCGGGTCTCCGGGCCGGGTTCGCGGTTGCGACCGGCGAGGTCGGCGCGGACCTCGCTACCGCACGGCGGGCGTGGAGTTGCGGGACCCCGGCGGCCCGCGTCGGCGCGCACTGCCTCCGAGCGGACGAGTTCGTGGCCGAGACCCGCGAGCGCGTCCGCCGGGAGCGCGCCCGGATGACCGACGCCCTCGGCGAGGAGTTCGAGGTCCACCCATCCGAGTCCCCCTTCCTCCTGCTCGACGCAGGGGAGCGCGACCCCGCGGAAATCGTCCGGCGCGCCCGCGAACGTGGCGTCGCGGTCCGCGACGCCACGACGTTCCGGGGACTCGACTCCCACGTCCGGGTCGCGGTCCGGACGCCCGGCGAGAACGACCGCCTGCTGGAGGTCCTCGGCGATGTCTGA
- a CDS encoding adenosylcobinamide amidohydrolase has translation MSEDSSGVFETTVSEGVLRVRREGARWLSTGWAGGECRADAADNVSVPEGFDRTDLDAYIAERRRAAGFEGSGPALLTGVELRHARGARLGPVAAVATAGVSNPAALPTDPEDARADRSGERAEQSCGPADASADAAGPDGSETPEVGTVNVVVGTERSLADGALANLLAVAVEAKTATLLAETGFPGTTSDAAVAACDPAGERVAFSGSATEVGACARACVREAVRASLDSRYGEGTGATVPESVADAEYGVATDRRAAVFRPAERERDDA, from the coding sequence ATGTCTGAGGACTCCTCGGGCGTGTTCGAGACCACCGTCAGCGAGGGCGTCCTCCGGGTCCGCCGGGAGGGCGCGCGGTGGCTCTCGACCGGGTGGGCGGGCGGCGAGTGTCGCGCCGACGCGGCCGACAACGTCTCGGTCCCGGAGGGGTTCGACCGCACGGACCTCGACGCGTACATCGCCGAGCGCCGGCGGGCGGCGGGGTTCGAGGGTTCGGGACCCGCGCTTCTCACCGGCGTCGAGTTGCGCCACGCCCGCGGCGCGCGACTGGGGCCGGTCGCGGCGGTGGCGACCGCCGGCGTCTCGAACCCGGCCGCGCTCCCGACCGACCCCGAGGACGCGCGCGCCGACCGGTCGGGCGAGCGCGCCGAGCAGTCGTGCGGTCCCGCCGACGCGTCGGCGGACGCCGCCGGTCCGGACGGGTCGGAGACGCCCGAGGTCGGCACCGTCAACGTCGTCGTCGGCACCGAGCGGTCGCTGGCCGACGGCGCGTTGGCGAACCTGCTCGCGGTCGCAGTCGAGGCCAAGACCGCGACCCTGCTCGCGGAGACCGGCTTTCCGGGCACGACAAGCGACGCGGCCGTCGCGGCCTGCGACCCGGCGGGCGAGCGGGTCGCCTTCTCGGGGAGCGCCACCGAGGTCGGGGCCTGCGCGCGGGCCTGCGTCCGCGAGGCGGTGCGCGCGAGCCTCGACTCGCGGTACGGCGAGGGCACCGGCGCGACGGTTCCCGAGTCGGTCGCCGACGCGGAGTACGGCGTCGCGACCGACCGACGTGCGGCGGTGTTCCGTCCGGCGGAACGCGAACGAGACGACGCGTAG